The genomic interval tttaattaaatacgATTTATAAGAAATCCTCTAACTTCCTCTTACATTTGATTAtgccttctctttcttttctctttctgtcgaTTGCCATATGTTCCTACATTTTCTCCTCAACATGAAGCAGATGGCCCCTCTAATTTCCGAAAGTATCATTTATCATATTCACATCTCACAGAGGCTCTGTTTGTTAATACAAACAGATGAGAAAGTAAGTGCTTTATGTTGTCAAGGCCCTAAACAGATTTCAAAGAGCTGGACCATCTCTTGTTTTTTGAGTGACAAGAAGACACTGAATGCATATGTTAATCCTCCATACTCATGAGCTAAAGAACAAACTCCCAAAAATCGAAATGCAAAGCAGtaacttttttcccccccaaatGTAGAGAGTAAAGAGGTCCGTCGAGGAGAAAAAGCTCAGGAGGACAGCCTTCATGCATCCTCTGCTCACGAATCCAGTTACTTTGAGATCCCTACCAAGGAAGGTCACATGGCCACTAATGGCATCCACGAGATTCCCACCAAGGATACGGAGGGTGCACCAACTCACAGCCACATCACTACAGGTGAAATTCAAGTCAAGATTTATGTTATTTCCTGTGAATAAATGTTCACAGAGTGTGTATTGCATAGCTTAATCTTTGATGGAAATGTAAGGTAATGTTACAGTGTTTTTGTAGATTATTAAAATGATCATATCAGcttaaatagtaaataatacgTTGTTAATGTGGCGTTACTACAGTACTATACtgtatttaatttgtaatttttcagAGTTATGTTGACTTTAATGAGAAATCCTTTatgacacaaagaaacaaatcagGAAGTGGCCATTGTTAGAGCTGCGAAAACAGAGTAACAATTGTTCTGCAACAGAAGCCACTAAATGTTTTTCATACATGTTTGAATAAGTACTCATGCTTTATGTATTTGATagtatttatataaatttgaGTGCTTCAGTTTGCAGTCTTATATTTAGGACTGACTGATGCAGTAATAAAACTGCACTGTTTGCTCCACAGCTCAAGGACATGCCTCCTTCACCATAGAGTTTGACAACACTTCTCCAGGGAAAGTCACCATTAAAGACCATGTGTCAAAGTTCACACCCGACCAACATAGATCTCGCTCCAAGAAGAGTGGAGCGGGAGGTGGAGGCACAGGAGGCAGGGACCTGAGCACTCTACAAGCGGCTATGATGGCATCTGAGAGCAAGGTGGCTGACTGGCTGGCTCACAATGACCCCACTCTGGTGCGCGGCGAGTCAACGGAGGACGATAGCAAGAGCATCAAGAGTGACGTGCCAGTCCATCTCAAAAGACTCAAAGGTGAAAgctgttttccatttattttatatatttatttttgccatgGCACAGTTTGATTGTCTCATCCAAAAAATATCATACTCACACTCTCTAATAATGTTCATTTCAGGGTTTTCAGGTATTTCAATAGAATATATGGAATACATTAAATAGTTACCCATTAGTCTTTTCTCACATAGCTCCAGATTAACCTTTTCCATCATTACGATTGATGCTCCGGCATCAAATCTGAGAGCACCAATTAGATCAACTTTAGCTCAGTTAAATTTTTTGCACCTTATTTGTATTTCTTAGgcagttttagtaaaaaaaaaaaaaaaaaaagaaaataccatGAAATCatataaagtcatttaaaactgccattttactttaacaaaaagttttaaagaaacTAATCATAAAGGTAAActgttaaataaacataaacaccaAACTTATGAAATCATTAATATTGAACCCTTCCATAAAGATAAATTACTTTTATCAATAATGCAGTTAATTAATGCATTATATTACACGTCAAAGTAAGCTAATTGGTGGACTTATCAGTGTCACTAACAGAAACTGTACAAGTTGAAGTCTTTTCTGCAAGCAGGATTCACTTAAACTCTATTTCTGTGAACAACTTTGCTTAAATGTGAGCTAAGAAGTTAATGCATTTCCATCAGTGCATCCATCTCAGTTGTGCTTCTCAAGAGTTTTATGTTTAGTGTTTTGTGTGAAGTGAGCAGACTGTTACCTTTCTGTAAATTAGTTGGGCAGCTCTAAGTAACTTGGCCTTACTTCCTTTGTTATATCTTTATCTTATAAACTGGATGAGCTTTTAATGATGAATGGCGAGGcctttttaattttgaaaaacagGAGCCTCATGTTGTCTCTGCATTCTGTCACTTACACATGACATACTTTTTCCTCATCTTCTTTCTCAGTGAACATATGATGCTGACTTAAaagaacagacaaaaacaaatgggCCATATATTTCTCAGTATTACTGGAGGCCTTGATTGTCTCAAGAAATGGTTGCAAAATAGAACAAAGTCATTGCAGTCTGCAGTCCTGTTCTTTACTACATGAATTTGGGTTGTTTCTTTGTTAGTTTTAGATGTGTTTGGCTGCAGTAACCAAGCAGAGGGATTTGCGGTTggcaaagaaaaagatttaaaccCCTGTCTACTTTGCTCGCACAGCCAGTGACAAAGCTTAGCTTCCATATTGAGTTTTACAGAATTGTTATCCAGTTTGAAGAGCATATTGTACTTGTGCTCATTAACAGCAGTTAATGCctaattaaaaatctttttcaaaTGGTCATTAATCTGATTTCTTGTTTAAGTCTGTGTTTGAGGCCCTGTTGATATTTAGATTTTAGATAAAGTTTGAGAATTATGTCAAATATgattgttctgtttatttttttcactgctTAATTGATTGGTCAGCTCTTGCCTCCACAGAAACCAGCTGCTTGTGAGGGAAATTTATATTTGATGCTATGCTTCATTCTGGTCATGAGTCAATTAGATAAAGACTCTAAAAAGTTGTTGAAAGGGAGGGGGCTTTGTAAGCTGATGAAAATGGAGATATGTGAGGCAGAACTGGAATGCAAGCAAGCTAATTTATTAGATGGAGTTAGTACAACCAACATGCATGCCAACTGATTGACAAATTGGCTCACCTAATGGATGCTTTTGTAATTAACTGACTGATTTACTGACTGACTTTTAGTTAAAGGAAGCCAACAAATAGAAGAAGGATGGAAATAAAGGGTTGAGCTTGGAggaaaagagggagggaaagcATAAAGGATTGATAGAAGATAGGTAGACAGCACGATAGAAAGCTTTCTTCTGATGGTGGTGTTGGACATTTGAGgtgtgaaacagaaaatgtaagcTGAGGAGACAGGTGAGAGCGTGAGGAAGCCGAAAAAAGCAGCAGTGACAGCAGTTTTTGCAGCAATAGCAGCAAAAGTGAGTGgttaaaagaaagcaaagaggAGAGAGATAGAGAGGCTTGTGTGGACTGCAGCAAAGCAGAAAGGGAGGTGGCAAAGGAAGAGAGAGCAGGCTTTGGTTGATAGTTGTTATAGTAACAGTGATGATGGAAGGGAAGCTGAGAATACAGGCGTTCATTTATAAAGAGAAGAATCTAGCTGCGaacatctgtttgtgtgtctgggtttggaggctgcagtagctCGCAGGTGAAATGCTTTTCAGTGCTGACTGGGAGTGTGCGTGAAGCATGTGCTGCTCACATGCAAATTGGTGTGGCTGAAAtttgctgtgtctgtctgcTGTATGTGCATGTTTGAAACATGCTCAGCACTGATCTGCAGACAAGCAGTGCAGCATGTGTGAGAGAAGCTGTGTAAAAATCTGCTTAGGGTGTGTCATAGAGGTTCAGTGAGGATATTTGGAGGTGGCAGCTGATTCAAGGCTTGCGATTTTCAAGCGTCAAGGTGAGTCTTTCTCTTCttgctgtaaatatttattctgtTGGTTATTTGAAATATGAACTGCTGTGTGTGCATCACTCTAACATCTAAACATCTTCGCTGGATGTGATTCCTCTCAGTTTGAATATATAATTGCTTAACAGATTCACTAGTCAAAATTCTACTGTATTCTGCTGAAGTGAATGCTGGCATATGGTACAATTCTTTGTATGCTTGAGCTTTGTGTGACTCTGTGTCCATGTCCGTTGTGTCACTGCATCCTTGTTTTGGGTGTGTGTTCGTGTGCAGAGCCAGAGGACGGCTCTACTGTGAGTCATGGTGGGGCGAGCGGGACACAGCACTGGACTCTCACAGACACCTCTGTTCTCCTCTGACCCTGCCAAGGGCCTCTTTGTCTGGGGAACACAGCATGAAAGACCTGCCTCTCTGCTTATCTGCTGATCTGTTCAACCTACTGTAACACTCCACTGCTTTCATTACTCCTTCTCTTTATGCTTCTTCCCTCTTACTTTTAATGACATGTATGTTTTATTAGATATTCTTATCGAGAGTAGATGTGAAAGTTGAAGGAGTAAATTGTGGCAAACAAGACTCAGGCTCAGAAATGTGCTCAGAGTGGTAGAACTGCTGCAATACCAAAATGTAGAAACAATATTTAAAGGGATACTTCTGTAGTTTAATGTGTATGTTGCTTCAGTGGTTAACAacgaaaatgaaaatataatttatttaacatactTGTTTTATGgttgatggtgccctggttctcGGGTTGTGCGACTGTGTAGAGCCTCTGGGCGCTTGGGGCCCTGTGCCCTTCGCTCTGGCCCCCCTGaatggccggtgcctggcgggGTCAGCGGCTGTGGATCTTGGCCCACCTGGGCCTATGCCCCATGACCGCGGGGGACTCTGgatggggctctcctctgccaccttctgggtgggtccggggtggtcttcgtggtggggtggcttagGTTTGTGCTCCGAGACTGCTGCTGatcgcccgggtctctgggccgccctagtctgcctccagcctccgtggaggcgtggtcacatttgcaagatcacactcatctctgatcactcctcattcctcatactctgcatgctgacagtcactgagttaaccagtgggtttatacactaagagctactttgtttaagtttttgtgtgtatgtgtgtgtgtgtttctggtactttagttgttgtgatacatgttgttgatgtcttggttatgttttttttaggaactcctgctGATTGTCAGTTTAGTTTACCTGTGAAGGCTGTAGAAAATTCTCTGcggtgtttctgtacaggtgtagccaTTGGTTGGTGTTactttggattgaagggtcgttgcttctaCCTactgtctttgtctcctcttccttttttctactttcatttttacttctcttcatttttctcctttttttctataataaataaatagattttaaaaataaataaataaatcagattatcaagcagagccttatacccataaagctccccttggcaactCAAATTTGTCCGGCACAACACAacaaccagactatcattctgctgctacgatgctggacaggacaattttaaaaagattaaaaaataacatactTGTTTTAGGAATTGTTTAAGAAATTATAAATCATGAACAAAGAGAAATCAAGTTTGGGTGTAACCAAAAGGGTGTAGATGCTTACATAACACCCACCCCCACTAcatacaacagaaaacaacatataaagaaaactaaatcaaCCTTATATTTACAAGGAAAACTTTTATTATTGATAAgtatccatttttttctttgaccaGCCTAGTATTTAGGAGACTTGCTCTACATTATGTTGCGATGTTTGAGTataacaactgttaattcctcacactgtaacgtttatttcttccattttaacttatttaatttctttaatttcttttaaagtttgttttaatgtactttttaatgctttccctgcaccctgctgtaatgcttttaatgttttgtgtaaatcactttgaatAAACTTGCCTTTCCTTGCCTAAACTTCCATGCTCATGCTGTAGATTTTTTAAAGCATGCATTGTTTTAGACATGCAAATAATGAAGAATATAGAACGGTGTATTGATTCTAGGAAGTGACGTGTGAAATAGAATCTGATTCTGCCCCTTTACTTCTCAAATAACTGACTTGTGGATAGCTATTTGGGCCTGAATGGCTGTCAACTCAAATGACAATATTCTAAAACCTGAGCctccttcacttttttttttttcacctaatCCATTCTCCCATTCCATCCACCATCACCCTTTTCCACATCCCCCAACCTCCTTACCAGTCCAGCCTTcccttttctttcccttttacCCTTTCacttcccctcctcctcctcctcctcctcactctcTAACCCACctcccaccacacacacacatacacacacatccagcATTCTACTCTGCTTCCCCCTCCATGTCTTCCTCATCCCCTCCCCCTTTCCTAACTCACTGGCAGTGAAGTAGGCAGGGCCAGTAGTCGTGTGGGTGGCATGTCTGGATTAGTGTGGCACACTGTCTACAGTTGCATGATACTGAGAGGACTTGCTGATTCAACCCAGACAGATCAGAAAATGAGACTGCAGTAATGTGGTAGGTAAATCTTAGGTTAGGGTGTGAAGTTGGGTGATGGTTGCATAATTGGAATCAGGCAAAAGGTGTTTGTTGTTGATTGTTTGCAAAAACCTTGGTTTATGTTGCAGTGTCCACAAAAGCTGTCCATTCAGGCGAATGTGGTGTTATGCTGTGGTTTATGTGGGGCTTCTGTTGATTATGTAGACCTTTAAAAAAGCACACATGTTGAACTGGAATTGACaacagctgttttctgttgctATGGTGATGTTTAGtactatattttttattcatttgagaAAGCTAACTCAGTGTTTTCTCTAGCATTATACTAGAAATGCAGCATGATTTTACCTCTGAGTGTAGCTAtcacatgatgtttaaattAGTCATTATCATGTTTTATATTCCCACTGTTATGCTTTTACAGATAGATTATCTGTTATAGCTACAGAGTTCATGAGTAAATGATTCAGCAGAGCTGATTTTAAGGTTGAGATTTATACCCTGTTCATCAAGCCTGTATCCAAGTTACATGTCTGAAACTAAAGAGTCAAAACAGACTTACTGTTGGTAATGCATGTAGGCTCCCGGTAGAGACAAAACTTTATGATAGTAAGTATGTATGATGATAGTATGTATGTTGATAGTAAGATCATGTATGTATGTTGATAGTAAGATCAACTTTTAGTTGATCATGAGCAAAATTGATCATGGCAGTTAACTTAGGTCTCTGTATTTGTTGTGTCTCAGCAGGTAGCAAACATGAGGATGGCACCCAGAGTGACTCGGAGAATGGACTGGGCCTACGTTTTGCCAACCGCCGCCATGCTCTTGAGGAGCGGCTGAAAACAGCCCACAGCCACGTGAgcggaggaggagcaggaggggCAAACACTACCGTGAGCAGTACCAGAACAACTGGCACACGCACAGCCTTTATGATCGAGTTCTACGACGAGGAAAACCCTCGAAAGCGTCGATCATATTCGTTCTCTCAGACCGCTCCTCTGCTTGGGGGAGGACCTGGCGGGGAGGGATTGTGTCCTCAACCTCCGTCTCACCCCAAGGTGTTTAGTATTTCCACATCTGCAACAACTGCCTCAGACTCAGGTAATTGTATGTTTCTTGAATTAGatgtcaataaaaaaagaaaatgtcctgtTGTAATTGTGAAACTTGATCTTTTGGGAAAGCATATGTGTATGAGTGTGAATTAATTTCCTGCTTCATGTCCACAGGTAAGGTCCCAGCTCCAATACCAGCGACAGTAGCAGCTGGTGCCCCAACAGCTGCACGTGTTCTCCTAAAGCAGAGATCAGAGGACCCAAGTATTGGTCGAAGTTCAGCCAGTACCGGCCTGGCGACAGGCAGCCCGACCAGCCCGAGTGAGGACACCTCAGTCGTGGGCAAAGGAGCAGGGACAGCTGGAGGGGAGGCAGAGGATGACCACAGCGATAAGGGGACTTACACTATTGAACTGGAGAACAGGAacccagaggaagaggaggccagACGCATGATAGACAAGGTAGGAatgttcagttcaattcagctttagcTGTATAGTGCttatttacaacaaagtcatctgaAGGCACTTTAGAGACATTATCAGGTTAAGCCAATTCattgtaatttaattaaaagaaatccacattactccattttaaaattactttGTTTATACAAGTCAGATCATAATTAATAATAGCCTACCTTAAGAAACTATGCAATTTGCTTTGAGCAGGGTGATTTACCTTTTCTGCCTCAGCTTATTACTGTACTTGACTAAATGGCCTTTATGATCACTTTTAGATGTATGAGAGAGTTTCTCTGCTATTAGTGCATTTTATAAACAAACAACTAGTAtaaacagatttcttctttttatgttcTTCTTTAGAAGACATTTAATTATGGATTCATTCAGAATTCAGATTCAGAAATATTAGACCTATTTTATTAATCCTCAAGGGGAAATTCTTTATCTAATGCTGCAAACATCAGCACCAGTTTGTTAAAAGAGCAGCATCCCAAACATTTTGATCTCTGTTCTGCATAATACACCATTTTACTGTctcttttttactgtttttaacgTCTGTTCTACTAGTACTGGTTATTTCTCGGATAAGACTGGTGTTTGTTGATGTAATGTTAAATTTAATGATGTAACCTGTCATAATTGTAATTTGTCTCAGACAAGAAATTTTATTTCGTTATCCACTTAAAAGTTACTACAGTTTGAGAACAAAAGAGCTGGTTCCTTACAGCTCGCTTAAAAGAAATGTGACCATAAAAGTAGCTGGTAGAAGGACAAGTGTTTAATTTGGACCTAATTCGAAAGAAAAGAATCtgaccaaacacaaacagaccacaCCAAGGTTAATAGTCTCTTTATTACCTGCTTTGTCTGCACTTTTACGGTTTGTGAGTCCTGTGAGACAGTCTGGTGCTGTTGCTGCTAAAACAGTGCTATCATCTCTTTGTGGCCTTGCTTGACCACCACTCATTTGCTCTGTCCCATTGGTGCACCTAATGCTTTCATGATAGCCTGAAGAGATTTCTCCATCAAGCACTGTCCTGTTTTTTATTAAGCAATGCTCTGGGGATGCTGAATAACCACCATTAGTTTTCCACTGCTGCTCTTGACTTGCAGCACAGAGCCTTTTGCTGGTagcagaaaacataaaaaatagaagaaagtAAAACTTTGGGATGATTAACTAGTTTCATGTAATCATTTCTAGTAAACTGAGTAaaataatgtctttaaaaacGGACTCAGAAAGCATTAGAAGCTTACAGGGTGTTTTAATTGTCACCTGTTAGATTCAGAACTTCAGGCTGCCAACACATACTTATTTTAAGGAGATTAAGTTGTTACCTGTGGGTTATTACATTTTATGGTTGCACATGAATAATGTAGAATTTACAAAATGACATCTTACATTTGCAAGTGTCCATTAGTGTCATATGCAGGTGTTATCCTTagataaacagcaaaataattagTGGGGTGTACTTTTTGTTAGTCTGAGTGCGACTGCATTACATTCTGAACTGGAAGTGTTGTTATGCTAATTCCTGTAATTAGCTGACACACTAATTGGCACTCTGCTCACAGCTGTCCactctccctctcctctttttgTGCATGagatttctgtttgtgtcagTGTTATTTAACAAGTACTTCAATACAAAAAGTTCTATTTGTTCAGTTTACTTTTGTTCAGAAGCGCTGTAGAAGAATGATTATGGCATTGATTTTTTAAGAGGGAAATGGCActtaaattgtaaataaagaaTATGGAGTAAGactaaattatatataaatcCACATAAAAAAGTGCATGAAGATGAAAGATTTTGCATGAATTACATGATTAACATACCTAAACTCTGTTACGTTTGTTCTCTCTTGTGTTTTCATACATTTGTAGGTATTTGGTGTGCAGGAGAACACAGATGCCTCTGTTCTGTCAGACCTGAAAGAAGAAGCACAAGGAAAGAAGACAAGAGAGATTGGGAAAGAGGTAAAAAACTGGGGTTTTTAATTCATTTCCATTCCTTTTTCCCACTTTAAATGGCATCGTCCTCTGATGTAGTgctcatgacttttttttatcaacttcATCTTGCTTAGGAAAAATCCCCTCGGAAGAAATGAACTCCAGTATTTCACAGAGCTTTCAGTCTGGTGTTGTATAACAGAAGAAGGTGAAGATTCATGGCTTAGATTTATAATGTGAGCAACAGTCACTGCTGTGACTTGACCACTTTATTTAACTAGACTGTTCAGTGGTGGAGGCTAGTGCTCCCAGAGAGTGACCTAGATCATACTGAGATGAGGAAAGCTTGCTCAGGCCTCCAGGCAATTTCATCAGAGGGAGGGAGCAGTGAGGATCTGCACTGACAGCCTAACTGTCacttatttctgtctttatgttGTTTAGGTGCAGGTCTTTTCTCAATTAAAATGACAAGCAGCGTTTTAGCTGTGACATACACAACCTtgaatcatgaataaacatcaTGTTGATGTTGATTGTGAAACAAAAATACAGGAAGTTTTTGTCATGTCGCCCCCATTCTTCTACAGTCTGGACAACCTTTATGATCATTTTTCTCATAAACTTCAGTAGCTTTTGGATGAGCATTTTCTTCTGATTTGCTCTGTTTATTTAATGCTGCTCCTAACTTAATTAACTGTCTGTTATAACCATATTCTCTGTCCTGTTTCCTTCTCTTTTGTCTCTCCCAACAGTTTGTGTCACCTCAGGCTGTTACTGGTGATTCAAGCTGGGTTTCTGAGTGGGCCAGTTTAGCTGCCAATCACACCAGGACAGACCCAGAGGGTTCTGGAGCAGAGGTAGCCACCTACCTACACAAAGAGAGAGGTATTTAATCATTTGTCTCCAAATAGAATATgcctaaataaaaaatctttagaTGGAGTAAAcccaaagtatttttaaaatactttgttttaacatgttttaaaccCAAAAGTATCAAGCAGATTATAAAGTTTCATTTAATCCTGGAATAAAAAACCTTGAGTTTAATGGTAAATGAGTTTTCCTTTGTTCCTAGGAGCTGATGCTTTTGAGTCTGGTGCACCACTCAGCAAAGGTGAATCCTGTTCCAGTTTGACAGACCGTAAACGCAGAACCCTCCCCCAGCTCCCTGTGGATGACCCCCGGGCTAAATCCAGTCCCAAAGCTCTTAGGTCAGAGATAGGAGAGAAACAAGACACCGAGCCccaggagaaagaaaataaggGAGACGGGGAGTCCCCAATTCCAATGGAGGACGGCGAGATGACCAGTAAACGGAAACAaagctccacctcttctccatcTAAGGCTCCTCTCAGAACCTCTGGCAGCACTGAACGGAGGAAGAGgtcagaggagaggaaaggaggaggagaaggaggagataAGTCTGGAAAGCCTCTAGTCCGCCAGGGCAGCTTCACTATTGAGAAGCCCAGTTCTAATGTCCCTGCAGAGCTCATCCCTCGCATTAACAGAGGCAGTAGTGGGCTTGAACGCAGCGACTCTGTGGGCAGCATGGATACCGCTACACTCCTGAAGGACACTGAAGCCGTCATGGCATTTTTAGAGGCTAAGTTAAGAGACGAGAACAAACTTGAGCATAAAAGTAGCAAAACATGCGTCATTAATCAGGGTTCAGGTTCTGGTGTTCCCCCTCGGACTGACTCCATCTCTCCTGAATCTGATGTGGACACAGCCAGCACGGCTAGTCACGTGGCTGGAGAAGCAGAGAGGAAGGCAGCTGCTGGTGGTGTTCAGAAGCGGCGttctctcagcagcatgcaccgGGAGAAGAGCAACATGAGCACAGCTTCCAAGACCAGCACTACAAATACCAGCGCTCGTGAGCGCCTGGAGAGAAAGACTAAAAGTAGAACAGCTGAAGCAACAACCCGGGTTGATGCACGCCGCTCTACTCAGccaccctcttcctcctccagagGACGGCAGCCTTCTTTGGATCTCACTGATGATGACCAGACTTCTTCCTTCCCCATCTCTGACATTCTCTCTTCAGACCAGGAGACCTACTCTGGATCTTTGGGGCATTCCGGACCTAGACGTGGTTCTGAAGATGTCCTTCATTCCAAACTGGACAGCAGATCTGCTAAAACGTCCATCAGTGGTTCCTGCAAAACCAGCCGGACTCTCCAAGCAGCCACAGCCTCCTCCATGAGCAAGCAAGCCTCACTGCCTCAGCCACGGCCCACAAGAGCCTCCCTTCTTCGTCGCGCCCGGCTGGGGGACACATCAGATACAGATCTAGCAGACGCTGACAGGGTTTCTGTGGCCTCTGAGGtgtccaccaccagctccaccTCTAAGCCACCGTCTGGCCGGAAGGGACTGTCACGGCTCGATATGCTGGCTCAGCCACGGAGGAACCGTATGGGCTCCATCTCAGCCCGTAGTGACTCAGAGTGTACAGTGACTCGGAGCGCCACCTCTTCACCCCGCCTGTCAGCAGAGACAGCTCTGCGTCTCGGCCTGCGCTCATCAACACCCCCAGAGAACAGACTGACCCCCAGGATGAGAGCCAACAGCGTGTCCAAGCTGAACGAGACCAAGACGAAGACCAGTACATCTGGATACTGCTCCCCCACAGGTGAGCAAGTCAATGGCTATTCTCATAGATAAGATGAATCAACATAAATGTCTTTCACAGAAATATATTAAGTGGGgcgaaaaaaattatttaaaatcaatCTAGCTTTCCATTCCTTGTTGGCGATGTGTAACCATTCTTTGTAAACATTTCCACCTTGTTGTGATGAACTTGAACATTGATTTTCATCATCCAGAGAGCCCTCAGCCCGAACCTGCAGATGGTGATGCAGAGGAAGAGCTGATGGGTACTGTACCTGAACCACAGAGCCTAATCAGACTACTTGTGTgcagtgtgtgggtgtgtgtgtgcgcgcacaTGTCAGATCTGGGTCACAGCGATGGAAGCTGCAGGCAGATTCATCAAaccaaaaaacagtttttttaaaataaagagttcagtcattttaatttgtgaaagaaatttattAGATCACTGCATATTTAcaaattttgttaaaagaataaatacttaaaatataATCTGAACTATGCTGACCCAGCTCTTACAATAATTTCAGTGATAACTTTGTGTTTCCTTCCAGAACTCTATTAAGTAACACTGATGGTGACTCAAATGCTCTGCTCACACTATAACACTTTGCCCCATTTTACACCAAAGAGACTCA from Melanotaenia boesemani isolate fMelBoe1 chromosome 16, fMelBoe1.pri, whole genome shotgun sequence carries:
- the cep170aa gene encoding centrosomal protein of 170 kDa isoform X2, encoding MSVTSWFLVSSGGTRHRLPREMIFVGRDDCELMLQSRSVDKQHAVINYEVGTDEHKVKDLGSLNGTFVNDVRIQEQMYITLKLEDKLRFGYDTNLFTVVRGELTVPEEALKHEKFTSGLQLSKKPSSNETTPNTNTSKSPAKTPTKTPKSPSSTTTKSGEKRVMDGVCSYKELSAKPVDSHKTEERIGGDVTALPRGTPLYGQPSWWGDGDADDENSFKQETKSSSSKKHDSSISESKEVRRGEKAQEDSLHASSAHESSYFEIPTKEGHMATNGIHEIPTKDTEGAPTHSHITTAQGHASFTIEFDNTSPGKVTIKDHVSKFTPDQHRSRSKKSGAGGGGTGGRDLSTLQAAMMASESKVADWLAHNDPTLVRGESTEDDSKSIKSDVPVHLKRLKGSKHEDGTQSDSENGLGLRFANRRHALEERLKTAHSHVSGGGAGGANTTVSSTRTTGTRTAFMIEFYDEENPRKRRSYSFSQTAPLLGGGPGGEGLCPQPPSHPKVFSISTSATTASDSGKVPAPIPATVAAGAPTAARVLLKQRSEDPSIGRSSASTGLATGSPTSPSEDTSVVGKGAGTAGGEAEDDHSDKGTYTIELENRNPEEEEARRMIDKVFGVQENTDASVLSDLKEEAQGKKTREIGKEFVSPQAVTGDSSWVSEWASLAANHTRTDPEGSGAEVATYLHKERGADAFESGAPLSKGESCSSLTDRKRRTLPQLPVDDPRAKSSPKALRSEIGEKQDTEPQEKENKGDGESPIPMEDGEMTSKRKQSSTSSPSKAPLRTSGSTERRKRSEERKGGGEGGDKSGKPLVRQGSFTIEKPSSNVPAELIPRINRGSSGLERSDSVGSMDTATLLKDTEAVMAFLEAKLRDENKLEHKSSKTCVINQGSGSGVPPRTDSISPESDVDTASTASHVAGEAERKAAAGGVQKRRSLSSMHREKSNMSTASKTSTTNTSARERLERKTKSRTAEATTRVDARRSTQPPSSSSRGRQPSLDLTDDDQTSSFPISDILSSDQETYSGSLGHSGPRRGSEDVLHSKLDSRSAKTSISGSCKTSRTLQAATASSMSKQASLPQPRPTRASLLRRARLGDTSDTDLADADRVSVASEVSTTSSTSKPPSGRKGLSRLDMLAQPRRNRMGSISARSDSECTVTRSATSSPRLSAETALRLGLRSSTPPENRLTPRMRANSVSKLNETKTKTSTSGYCSPTESPQPEPADGDAEEELMVSSSNRWRRLPPEYGSTSEEEFGSSRNSPKHGARAHMRPHHLVPHRSSRLSTTTSSGSGVVPGPGGVGIKHRMKEQEEYIRDWTAHSEEIARLFPCVRRISQDLAKDLAILAREIHDVAGEIDSVSSSGTAPSTTVSTAATTPGSAIDTREEVGSARPTQPDIQESMKKLVDRVFDESLNFRKIPPIITTNKAPEINGKPVEHRPRAPDSLEPRALRRRTWNREEAVLDSLLIHSVSQLSSKIRHSVDKTAGKIRILFKDKDRNWDEIESKLRSESDVPLLKTSNKEISSILLELKRVEKQLQVINVMVDPDGTLDALASLGLTSPTTPTKPQTAKTTSSSATSPGSAPPAKESLPEIHPGPGGSAASSRVQTTFSSTEKTAQDASVGLGLTGVGGLSFNRMRPSGEEAIAQK